From Vigna unguiculata cultivar IT97K-499-35 chromosome 5, ASM411807v1, whole genome shotgun sequence, the proteins below share one genomic window:
- the LOC114186127 gene encoding lysM domain receptor-like kinase 3, with the protein MNPSINRRLRLLHLYIVLLRLCCTSSYPTPTNCTDTSRVCTSFLAFKPKPNQTLAVIQSMFDVLPGEITYEDNGWDYLFIRKNCSCDADTKKFVSNTTLTVKSNGGFVHDLVKEAYDGLALLPNTTNGARKDHGVISLNLFCSCSSGLWNYLMSYVIKDGDSVESLASRFGVSMDSIETVNGIDDPGSFSVGALYYIPLNSVPGELYHFKNDTPPVPVPSPSVDEFSADQINQKARVPHEWIVGGFAVGLALIILSIVVCVFLRSPNCLVEARNNATNSAGKISNKFYVFGNPNLFCGCGKPVDQKQTDGESSSHQITVTTKASSLIPHMLDMDRPVVFSYEEIFASTDGFSDSNLLGHRAHGSVYYGLLRDQEVAIKRITATKTKEFMSEIKVLCKVHHANLVELVGYAASHDGFFLIYEYAQKGSLSSHLHDTQNKGHSSLSWITRVQIALDAARAIEYIHEHTKTRYVHQGIKTSNILLDASFRAKISDFGLAKLVGKTNEGETTTSKGVNAYGYLAPEYFSNGLATTKSDVYAFGVVLFEVMSGKEAIIQTQGPEKRPLASIMLAILRNSPDSVSMSSTSNLVDPTLMDLYPHDCVHKMAMLAKQCVEEDPVLRPDMKQVVISLSQILLSSAEWEATLAGNSQVFSALVQGR; encoded by the exons ATGAATCCTTCAATAAACCGCCGTTTGAGGTTGCTACATTTGTATATAGTTCTGCTCCGTCTTTGTTGCACGAGTTCTTATCCCACGCCAACAAACTGCACCGACACAAGCCGCGTTTGTACTTCTTTCTTGGCCTTCAAGcctaaaccaaaccaaaccttGGCTGTGATACAAAGCATGTTTGACGTGTTACCCGGTGAGATCACTTACGAAGACAATGGCTGGGATTATTTATTCATCAGAAAAAACTGTTCTTGTGATGCTGATACGAAGAAGTTTGTGTCTAACACCACACTAACAGTGAAATCCAATGGAGGGTTTGTGCATGATTTGGTGAAGGAAGCTTATGATGGGCTTGCTCTCTTGCCCAACACAACAAATGGGGCAAGAAAAGACCATGGTGTCATATCACTGAACTTGTTCTGTAGCTGCTCCAGTGGACTGTGGAACTATTTGATGAGTTATGTCATCAAAGATGGGGACAGTGTTGAATCACTAGCAAGCCGGTTTGGGGTTAGTATGGATAGCATTGAGACAGTGAATGGCATTGACGATCCTGGTAGCTTCTCTGTTGGTGCTCTCTATTATATACCTTTGAATTCGG TTCCTGGTGAGCTTTATCACTTCAAGAATGACACTCCTCCAGTACCAGTCCCTTCACCTTCTGTAGATGAATTTTCAG CCGACCAAATCAACCAGAAGGCTCGTGTGCCCCATGAATGGATCGTAGGAGGTTTTGCGGTTGGTCTTGCTCTGATAATATTAAGCATTGTTGTCTGTGTATTCCTGAGATCGCCCAATTGTTTGGTTGAAGCCAGAAATAATGCAACAAATTCTGCAGGAAAGATCTCTAATAAGTTCTATGTTTTTGGTAATCCAAATTTGTTTTGTGGATGTGGCAAACCGGTGGACCAGAAGCAAACTGATGGTGAATCCAGCAGCCACCAAATTACCGTAACAACCAAAGCATCGT CCCTAATACCTCACATGTTGGACATGGATAGGCCTGTAGTTTTTTCATACGAAGAGATTTTTGCCTCAACCGATGGTTTCTCTGATTCAAATCTGCTTGGGCACAGAGCACATGGTTCTGTTTACTATGGTCTCCTTCGTGACCAG GAAGTTGCTATTAAAAGAATTACAGCTACTAAAACTAAAGAATTTATGTCAGAGATAAAAGTTCTGTGCAAGGTTCATCATGCTAATCTG GTAGAATTGGTCGGCTATGCGGCGAGTCATGATGGTTTTTTCCTTATTTATGAATATGCTCAGAAGGGTTCACTCAGCAGCCATTTGCATGATACTCAAAATAAGG GTCATTCATCTCTTTCTTGGATCACAAGGGTCCAGATTGCACTTGACGCTGCTAGGGCCATTGAATACATACACGAACATACAAAAACTCGCTACGTCCATCAAGGTATCAAGACAAGCAACATATTGCTTGATGCTTCCTTTAGAGCCAAG ATATCAGATTTTGGGTTAGCAAAACTAGTTGGTAAAACAAATGAGGGAGAAACCACAACATCCAAAGGTGTAAATGCATATGGGTATCTCGCTCCAGA ATACTTTAGCAATGGCCTTGCAACGACCAAAAGCGATGTCTATGCATTTGGTGTTGTTCTTTTTGAGGTCATGTCAGGGAAGGAGGCCATCATTCAAACACAAGGTCCTGAAAAACGACCATTGGCATCTATT ATGTTGGCAATTCTTAGGAACTCACCTGATTCCGTTAGCATGTCAAGCACAAGTAACCTCGTTGATCCTACTCTGATGGATCTGTATCCTCATGATTGTGTACATAAG ATGGCCATGCTGGCAAAGCAATGTGTGGAAGAGGATCCCGTATTACGTCCTGACATGAAGCAAGTTGTGATTTCCCTCTCACAAATCCTGCTGTCTTCTGCTGAGTGGGAAGCCACTCTTGCCGGAAACAGCCAAGTATTCAGCGCTCTCGTTCAGGGAAGATAG
- the LOC114186128 gene encoding clavaminate synthase-like protein At3g21360, with the protein MGTAFVEIHVPGQKFVNGVPFPAVLSPSASAISLTDSVKANKLFLQSLLLQSGAVLFRGFPLSTASHFNDVVEAFGYDELPYVGGAAPRTNVVGRVFTANESPPDQKIPFHHEMAQVPEFPSKLFFFCEVEPGSGGETPIVLSHVVYERMKDKYPEFVERLEKHGLLYIRVLGEDDNPSSPIGRGWKSTFLTTDKAIAQQRAAKLGMKLEWLEDGVKTIMGPIPGVKYDESRQRKIWFNSMVAAYTGWEDERNDPVKAVTFGDGEPLPPDIVYDCLHILEEESVAIPWQKGDVLFIDNWAVLHSRRSFHPPRRVLASLVK; encoded by the exons atgggAACTGCTTTTGTGGAAATCCATGTTCCCGGACAGAAGTTTGTGAACGGAGTTCCATTCCCGGCGGTTCTTTCTCCGTCTGCAAGTGCTATTTCTCTCACGGATTCCGTCAAAGCCAACAAACTCTTCCTCCAATCGCTGCTACTCCAATCGGGGGCTGTCCTTTTCAGGGGCTTTCCCCTCTCCACCGCTTCCCACTTCAACGACGTCGTTGAAGCGTTCGGCTACGACGAGCTTCCCTACGTGGGCGGCGCCGCTCCCCGCACCAACGTCGTCGGTCGCGTCTTCACCGCCAATGAGTCCCCACCTGACCAGAAGATCCCTTTCCACCACGAAATGGCTCAAGTTCCTGAATTTCCTTCCAAATTGTTTTTCTTCTGCGAAGTGGAGCCTGGGAGTGGCGGCGAAACCCCCATTGTTCTTAGCCATGTCGTGTATGAAAGGATGAAGGACAAATACCCCGAGTTCGTGGAGAGACTGGAGAAGCATGGCTTGTTGTACATCAGGGTCTTGGGAGAAGACGATAACCCTTCTTCCCCAATTGGCCGTGGCTGGAAATCAACGTTCTTAACCACAGACAAAGCCATCGCTCAACAAag GGCTGCTAAACTGGGTATGAAGTTGGAATGGCTGGAGGATGGTGTGAAGACGATTATGGGTCCAATTCCGGGTGTGAAATATGATGAAAGTAGACAGCGGAAGATATGGTTTAACAGCATGGTGGCTGCTTACACAGGGTGGGAAGATGAACGGAATGATCCTGTTAAAGCTGTAACCTTTGGGGATGGTGAACCACTACCTCCTGATATAGTCTATGATTGTCTGCACATTCTGGAAGAGGAATCTGTGGCCATTCCCTGGCAAAAAGGGGATGTTCTCTTCATTGATAATTGGGCCGTCCTTCATTCCAGAAGATCTTTCCATCCACCACgcagggttctagcttcccttgtCAAGTAA